In Jejubacter calystegiae, the following are encoded in one genomic region:
- a CDS encoding helix-turn-helix domain-containing protein — MRRDHFSAGVINQILHWIDDHIHEKITLEDLSRIAGYSKWHLQRMFYDQMSVTAASYIRHDKLHRSIRDLKFGDCSIIEIAEKYSFSSQQSYTRTFKHVLTCTPSQCRARRNHLFNGLEGEALCKACHQLYD; from the coding sequence AGATCATTTTTCTGCAGGCGTCATCAATCAAATACTTCACTGGATTGATGATCATATTCACGAAAAAATTACGCTTGAGGATCTGTCGCGCATTGCCGGCTATTCCAAGTGGCACTTGCAAAGAATGTTCTACGATCAGATGTCGGTCACCGCAGCCAGCTATATTCGGCATGATAAGCTGCACCGCTCCATTCGCGATCTGAAATTTGGCGACTGCAGCATTATCGAAATTGCCGAAAAGTACAGTTTCAGCTCGCAGCAGTCCTATACCCGTACCTTTAAGCATGTGCTGACCTGTACGCCGTCCCAGTGCCGTGCCAGGAGAAACCATTTGTTTAATGGACTGGAAGGCGAAGCGCTATGCAAGGCCTGCCATCAATTGTATGACTGA
- the adhP gene encoding alcohol dehydrogenase AdhP, protein MKAAVVTKDHSVEVVDKTLRPLEHGEALLKMECCGVCHTDLHVKNGDFGDKTGVILGHEGVGVVEKVGPGVTSLKPGDRASVAWFYEGCGHCEYCNTGNETLCRSVKNAGYTVDGGMAEECIVKADYAVKVPDGLDPAAASSITCAGVTTYKAVKISHIHPGQWIAIYGLGGLGNLALQYAKNVFNAKVIAIDVNDAQLAFAKEMGADITINSRNEDAAKIIQEKVGGAHAAVVTAVARAAFNSAVDAVRAGGRVVAVGLPPESMDLNIPRLVLDGIQVVGSLVGTRKDLEEAFQFAAEGKVVPKVTKRPVADINAIFEEMEQGKIKGRMVIDFATH, encoded by the coding sequence ATGAAAGCTGCCGTGGTAACCAAAGATCATAGCGTTGAGGTAGTGGACAAAACATTGCGCCCTCTTGAGCATGGTGAAGCGTTGCTGAAGATGGAATGCTGCGGTGTTTGTCATACCGACCTGCATGTTAAAAATGGTGATTTCGGTGATAAGACAGGGGTTATCCTGGGCCATGAAGGGGTTGGGGTTGTCGAGAAAGTCGGGCCAGGCGTCACTTCCCTGAAGCCTGGCGATCGGGCGAGCGTGGCCTGGTTTTACGAGGGCTGCGGTCACTGCGAATACTGTAACACCGGTAACGAAACCCTGTGTCGTTCAGTCAAAAACGCGGGCTACACCGTGGATGGCGGTATGGCCGAAGAGTGCATCGTGAAGGCCGACTATGCCGTGAAAGTGCCGGATGGTCTGGATCCCGCCGCGGCCAGCAGCATTACCTGTGCCGGGGTAACGACCTATAAAGCCGTGAAAATCTCCCATATTCATCCCGGCCAGTGGATTGCCATTTATGGTCTGGGAGGTCTGGGTAACCTGGCGCTGCAGTACGCTAAAAATGTCTTTAATGCGAAGGTGATTGCCATCGATGTGAATGACGCCCAGCTGGCTTTCGCTAAAGAGATGGGGGCGGATATCACCATCAACTCCCGCAATGAAGATGCGGCGAAGATCATTCAGGAAAAAGTGGGGGGCGCCCATGCAGCGGTAGTGACCGCGGTGGCCAGAGCGGCCTTCAACTCAGCGGTTGATGCAGTACGCGCTGGTGGCCGCGTAGTGGCCGTTGGCCTACCGCCGGAATCAATGGATCTGAACATTCCGCGTCTGGTACTGGATGGCATTCAGGTGGTAGGTTCGCTGGTCGGTACCCGTAAAGACCTGGAAGAGGCATTCCAGTTCGCTGCGGAAGGTAAGGTGGTACCGAAAGTCACTAAACGCCCGGTTGCGGATATTAACGCCATTTTTGAAGAAATGGAGCAGGGGAAAATCAAAGGCCGTATGGTAATTGATTTCGCTACGCACTAA